In Acidimicrobiales bacterium, a genomic segment contains:
- a CDS encoding class I fructose-bisphosphate aldolase, which produces MDIQSLLGGEADSLLGHVAKAIPKDVLTVPGPDHLSQVFEQSDRHPQVLRSLQSLHDHGRLAGTGYVSILPVDQGIEHSAAASFAPNPQYFDPLNIVELAIEGGCNAVASTFGVLATASRRFAHRIPFIVKLNHNELLTYPETYDQVMFGNVRQAYDLGAAGVGATIYFGSDQATRQLREVSEAFAEAHQLGMFTVLWCYLRNSAFKVDGVNYEESADLTGQANHIGVTIEADVIKQKQPTNNGGYNAVGFGKTSPLVYDDLTTDHPIDLTRWQVVNCYLGRIGLINSGGASSGAGDLAQAVRTAVINKRAGGMGLISGRKAFQRPMAEGVELLNAIQDVYLDSSIDLA; this is translated from the coding sequence GTGGACATCCAGTCTCTGCTCGGCGGCGAAGCCGATTCGTTGTTGGGCCACGTCGCGAAAGCCATCCCGAAGGACGTGCTCACGGTGCCTGGCCCCGATCACCTGAGCCAGGTCTTCGAACAGTCGGACCGTCACCCGCAAGTGCTGCGCAGCCTCCAGTCGCTGCACGACCACGGTCGCCTCGCCGGCACCGGCTACGTGTCGATCCTGCCGGTCGACCAAGGCATCGAGCACTCGGCTGCCGCCTCGTTCGCGCCGAACCCGCAGTACTTCGACCCGCTCAACATCGTCGAGCTGGCCATCGAGGGCGGCTGCAACGCCGTGGCGAGCACGTTCGGCGTGTTGGCCACCGCCTCGCGCCGCTTCGCGCATCGCATCCCCTTCATCGTCAAGCTCAACCACAACGAGCTGCTCACGTACCCCGAGACGTACGACCAGGTGATGTTCGGCAACGTCCGCCAGGCCTATGACCTCGGCGCGGCCGGCGTCGGGGCGACCATCTACTTCGGGTCGGACCAGGCCACGCGCCAGCTTCGCGAGGTGAGTGAGGCGTTCGCCGAGGCGCACCAGCTCGGCATGTTCACGGTGCTCTGGTGTTACTTGCGCAACAGCGCCTTCAAGGTCGACGGCGTGAACTACGAGGAGTCGGCTGACCTCACCGGGCAGGCGAACCACATCGGCGTCACCATCGAGGCCGACGTGATCAAGCAGAAGCAGCCCACCAACAACGGCGGCTACAACGCGGTCGGCTTCGGCAAGACCAGCCCGCTCGTGTACGACGACCTGACCACGGATCACCCGATCGACCTCACCCGCTGGCAGGTCGTGAACTGCTATCTCGGCCGGATCGGGCTCATCAACTCCGGTGGTGCCTCGTCGGGAGCCGGCGACCTCGCCCAGGCGGTCCGCACCGCCGTCATCAACAAGCGCGCCGGTGGCATGGGTCTCATCAGCGGCCGCAAGGCGTTCCAACGCCCCATGGCCGAGGGTGTCGAGCTGCTGAACGCCATCCAAGACGTGTACCTCGACTCGTCGATCGACCTCGCCTGA